A portion of the Streptomyces sp. NBC_00376 genome contains these proteins:
- a CDS encoding MFS transporter: MTSSSSLPSTAAGPTVSSDPSDRRRWFALAIVMTAAFMDLVDVTIVNIAIPSIQEDTGASFSAIQWITAGYSLAFAAGLITGGRLGDIYGRKRLFLIGIGGFTLASALCGFAAGPEMLVASRILQGGTAALMVPQVLSIVHATFPAHERGKVFGLFGAIVGLGAVLGPLLGALLTEWNIAGLEWRPIFLINLPVGIAGLILGRKFISESKAPKALRLDLIGVVLVTLGMLMLIYPLTRGRELGWPVWGHVSMVGSLLVFLVLVLFERAKARRDGSPLVELSLFRVKSFAAGIAVQLTFGIGLGIFFLVWTLYMQMGLGWSALRAGTTGIPFSIAVSFAAGISVQKLVPRFGRKVLQTGALLMIAGLLIYIWESDRYGMGITSWQMALPLVVMGIGMGLIVAPLTDMVLSEVPKEHSGSASGLINTVQQMGNALGLGLVAVVFFGSISDRLAPRDAGPAFAEAFQHSLWWVAGVLAVIFLVMFALPARPQRQAEGGDANGDEAGVEGAAGVADGSDGSDVAKEPALAT; this comes from the coding sequence ATGACTTCTTCCTCATCTCTGCCGTCCACGGCAGCCGGGCCCACGGTGTCCTCGGACCCGTCGGACCGGCGACGCTGGTTCGCACTCGCCATCGTCATGACCGCGGCCTTCATGGACCTGGTCGACGTCACGATCGTCAACATCGCCATCCCGAGCATCCAGGAGGACACCGGCGCCTCGTTCAGTGCGATCCAGTGGATCACCGCCGGCTACTCGCTGGCCTTCGCGGCCGGTCTGATCACCGGTGGCCGGCTGGGTGACATCTACGGCCGCAAGCGGCTGTTCCTCATAGGCATAGGCGGCTTCACCCTGGCCTCCGCGCTCTGCGGCTTCGCCGCCGGCCCGGAGATGCTGGTCGCGTCCCGGATCCTGCAGGGCGGCACCGCCGCGCTGATGGTTCCGCAGGTGCTGTCGATCGTGCACGCCACCTTTCCGGCGCACGAGCGGGGCAAGGTCTTCGGTCTCTTCGGCGCGATCGTCGGTCTCGGCGCGGTGCTGGGCCCGCTGCTGGGCGCGCTGCTCACCGAGTGGAACATCGCCGGTCTCGAATGGCGGCCGATCTTCCTGATCAACCTGCCGGTCGGCATCGCGGGCCTGATCCTCGGGCGGAAGTTCATCAGCGAGTCCAAGGCGCCGAAGGCGCTCCGGCTCGACCTGATCGGCGTCGTCCTGGTGACCCTGGGGATGCTGATGCTGATCTACCCGCTGACCCGTGGGCGCGAGCTGGGCTGGCCGGTGTGGGGCCATGTGTCGATGGTGGGCAGCCTGCTGGTGTTCCTGGTCCTGGTGCTGTTCGAGCGGGCGAAGGCGCGCAGGGACGGTTCGCCGCTCGTCGAGCTGTCGCTGTTCCGGGTCAAGAGCTTCGCGGCGGGCATCGCGGTGCAGCTGACCTTCGGCATCGGGCTCGGCATCTTCTTCCTGGTCTGGACGCTCTACATGCAGATGGGTCTCGGCTGGAGCGCGCTGCGGGCCGGCACGACCGGCATCCCGTTCTCGATCGCGGTGTCGTTCGCCGCCGGGATCTCCGTGCAGAAGCTGGTGCCCCGCTTCGGCCGCAAGGTCCTCCAGACGGGCGCGCTGCTGATGATCGCCGGTCTGCTGATCTACATCTGGGAGTCCGACCGGTACGGCATGGGCATCACGTCCTGGCAGATGGCGCTGCCGCTGGTGGTCATGGGCATCGGGATGGGCCTGATCGTGGCGCCGCTGACCGACATGGTGCTCTCCGAGGTGCCGAAGGAGCACTCCGGTTCGGCCTCCGGGCTGATCAACACCGTGCAGCAGATGGGCAACGCGCTCGGGCTCGGGCTGGTCGCGGTCGTCTTCTTCGGCTCGATCAGCGACCGGCTGGCGCCGCGGGACGCGGGTCCGGCCTTCGCGGAGGCGTTCCAGCACTCGCTGTGGTGGGTGGCCGGGGTGCTCGCGGTGATCTTCCTGGTGATGTTCGCGCTGCCCGCGCGGCCGCAGCGGCAGGCGGAGGGCGGCGACGCGAACGGTGACGAGGCCGGTGTCGAGGGCGCGGCGGGTGTCGCGGACGGCTCGGACGGCTCCGACGTTGCGAAGGAGCCTGCTCTGGCGACCTGA
- a CDS encoding DUF6227 family protein yields MSDPYETTEQHLERLLRRALNSFDLPDDTVERLGTALAHSSSLHSSHHSSVLHRETYRHTYLLADGTALSLWELVHGGPRGATDRRSRTELDLTHHELYDDEADAHVAAARLTGSFGEDPVFGDDGPQADLEILTVLMAAPPAPLPRMYAPDNSADHARRVLRRAENSDGPGEETARLLRAAFAHHITQVFGRQCRVDGRDAGFTLYEHAFLLLDGSETSLWEVEHTATPDGRHMCEVYGDEDTARGAMESRTRIC; encoded by the coding sequence TTGAGCGATCCGTACGAGACAACCGAGCAGCACCTCGAGCGACTCCTGCGACGGGCACTCAACTCTTTCGACCTGCCCGACGACACGGTCGAGAGACTCGGTACCGCGCTCGCCCACAGCAGTTCCCTGCACTCCTCGCACCACAGTTCCGTACTCCACCGAGAGACCTACCGGCACACGTATCTGCTTGCCGACGGCACCGCTCTGTCCCTGTGGGAGCTGGTGCACGGAGGCCCGCGCGGCGCGACGGACCGGCGGTCCCGTACGGAGCTCGACCTCACGCACCACGAGCTGTACGACGACGAGGCCGACGCCCATGTCGCCGCCGCCAGGCTGACCGGCAGTTTCGGTGAGGACCCGGTGTTCGGGGACGACGGGCCGCAGGCCGACCTGGAGATACTCACGGTCCTGATGGCGGCTCCCCCGGCCCCGCTGCCCCGGATGTACGCCCCGGACAACTCCGCCGACCACGCCCGCCGCGTCCTGCGCCGCGCGGAGAACAGCGACGGTCCCGGCGAGGAGACCGCCCGGCTGCTGCGCGCCGCCTTCGCCCACCACATCACCCAGGTCTTCGGCCGGCAGTGCCGGGTGGACGGGCGGGACGCCGGATTCACCCTGTACGAGCACGCCTTCCTGCTCCTCGACGGCAGCGAGACGAGCCTGTGGGAGGTCGAGCACACGGCCACGCCGGACGGCCGCCACATGTGCGAGGTGTACGGCGACGAGGACACCGCACGCGGGGCCATGGAGAGCCGTACACGCATCTGCTGA
- a CDS encoding P1 family peptidase has product MTERPRRPTGPSAPPEAEPPHTAGPLDALTDVAGLRVGHAQVPGEGALSGTTVVLAPEGGAVAAVDVRGGGPGTRETDALDPRNLVQRIDAVVLTGGSAYGLDAASGVMAWLEERGRGVRVGPDPAQVVPVVPAACVFDLGRGGDWRARPDASTGRAAVEDAAATEPGAPVAEGNVGAGTGAVAGQLKGGVGTASLRLPSGGITVAALVVVNAAGSVADPRTGVLYGEYGAAEPPVHPAPEVLRAAEQRLAEVRDANARPPLNTTLAVVATDADLTRPQAQKLAGTAHDGLARAVRPVHLLTDGDTVFALATGERPLDPRNPIALNDLLGAGADVLARAIVKAVRAARSIDGRPGAACYPAYSDLYGIPPLPSRQSAGGTPEPDSPAGQGS; this is encoded by the coding sequence ATGACGGAACGACCCCGGAGGCCGACGGGCCCCTCCGCCCCGCCGGAGGCCGAACCCCCGCATACGGCCGGGCCGCTCGACGCCCTGACCGATGTCGCGGGGCTCCGCGTCGGCCACGCCCAGGTGCCGGGCGAGGGCGCGCTGAGCGGTACCACCGTCGTCCTCGCCCCCGAGGGCGGTGCGGTCGCGGCCGTCGACGTACGCGGAGGCGGTCCCGGCACCCGGGAGACGGACGCGCTCGATCCGCGCAACCTGGTGCAGCGCATCGACGCCGTCGTCCTGACGGGCGGCAGCGCCTACGGCCTGGACGCGGCGTCCGGGGTGATGGCCTGGCTGGAGGAGCGGGGGCGCGGAGTGCGGGTCGGACCCGACCCGGCGCAGGTGGTGCCGGTGGTCCCCGCCGCGTGCGTCTTCGACCTGGGGCGCGGCGGCGACTGGCGGGCCCGCCCCGACGCCTCGACGGGCCGTGCTGCGGTGGAGGACGCGGCGGCCACGGAGCCGGGGGCGCCGGTGGCCGAGGGGAACGTGGGCGCCGGTACGGGCGCGGTCGCCGGGCAGCTCAAGGGCGGCGTGGGCACGGCGAGCCTGCGGCTGCCCTCCGGGGGGATCACGGTGGCCGCGCTCGTCGTGGTGAACGCCGCGGGCTCGGTGGCCGATCCGCGTACCGGGGTGCTGTACGGGGAGTACGGCGCCGCCGAACCGCCGGTGCACCCGGCGCCCGAGGTCCTCCGTGCGGCGGAGCAGCGGCTCGCCGAGGTGCGCGACGCGAACGCCCGGCCCCCGCTCAACACCACGCTCGCCGTCGTCGCCACGGACGCGGACCTCACCCGCCCCCAGGCGCAGAAGCTCGCGGGGACGGCGCACGACGGACTGGCGCGCGCCGTCCGCCCCGTACATCTGCTCACCGACGGGGACACCGTTTTCGCGCTGGCCACCGGCGAACGGCCGCTGGATCCGCGGAATCCGATCGCGCTCAACGACCTGCTGGGGGCCGGTGCGGATGTGCTCGCGCGCGCCATCGTGAAGGCCGTACGCGCAGCTCGGAGCATCGACGGCCGACCGGGCGCCGCCTGTTACCCCGCCTACAGCGACCTCTACGGCATACCGCCGCTCCCCTCACGGCAGTCGGCGGGCGGCACCCCGGAGCCCGACTCGCCTGCCGGGCAAGGAAGTTAG
- a CDS encoding low temperature requirement protein A, with protein MMARSRTEEHRASTPLELFFDLCFVVAVAQAGARLVHAVAEGHAATGIGSYAAVFFAIWWAWVNFSWFASAYDTDDPLYRVVTLVQITGVLILAAGVPRAFDTGDWAVVVIGYVVMRLALTSQWLRAAHCTRGGERRVALRYAVGISVLQLGWIAMLLLPAESRGARTAVFVVLVLAELSVPMLAERDRSTSWHPRHIGERYGLFTIIVLGETIAAATVAVQQTVYEHDALGELLPIAAGGLLIVFSAWWIYFAVPIHDYLRGSREAFIWGYGHFLIFGSAAAIGAGIEVAVEEAVGKAHVSDTVAAAAVTIPSALFLLTVWALHARHFKRDLAEQLPLPVAALAILACTFVGGWAVFAAGLVAAATVAAGELLSRRPAPAG; from the coding sequence ATGATGGCTCGCAGCCGCACCGAGGAACACCGCGCCTCGACCCCACTGGAACTCTTCTTCGACCTGTGCTTCGTCGTCGCCGTGGCCCAGGCGGGCGCACGGCTGGTGCACGCCGTCGCCGAAGGCCACGCCGCCACCGGAATCGGCAGCTACGCCGCCGTCTTCTTCGCGATCTGGTGGGCCTGGGTCAACTTCAGCTGGTTCGCCTCGGCCTACGACACCGACGACCCGCTGTACCGCGTCGTCACACTGGTCCAGATCACCGGTGTGCTCATCCTCGCCGCCGGGGTGCCGCGCGCCTTCGACACGGGCGACTGGGCGGTCGTCGTCATCGGTTACGTGGTGATGCGGCTCGCGCTGACCAGCCAGTGGCTGCGCGCCGCGCACTGCACCCGGGGCGGGGAGCGCCGCGTCGCGCTGCGGTACGCCGTCGGGATCTCGGTGCTGCAGCTGGGCTGGATCGCCATGCTGCTGCTGCCCGCCGAATCGCGTGGAGCCCGCACCGCCGTCTTCGTCGTGCTCGTGCTGGCGGAACTGTCAGTTCCGATGCTTGCCGAGCGCGACCGCTCGACGAGTTGGCATCCGCGCCACATCGGTGAGCGGTACGGGCTGTTCACGATCATCGTGCTGGGCGAGACCATCGCGGCGGCCACGGTCGCGGTCCAGCAGACGGTGTACGAGCACGACGCGCTCGGTGAACTGCTGCCGATCGCCGCGGGCGGGCTGCTGATCGTCTTCTCCGCCTGGTGGATCTATTTCGCCGTGCCGATCCATGACTACCTGCGCGGCAGCAGGGAAGCGTTCATCTGGGGATACGGACACTTCCTGATCTTCGGTTCCGCGGCCGCCATCGGCGCGGGCATCGAGGTCGCGGTGGAGGAGGCCGTGGGCAAGGCCCACGTCTCGGACACGGTGGCCGCCGCCGCGGTGACCATTCCCTCCGCGCTCTTCCTGCTGACGGTGTGGGCGCTGCACGCCCGCCACTTCAAGCGCGACCTCGCGGAGCAGTTGCCCCTGCCCGTGGCCGCGCTGGCGATCCTGGCCTGTACGTTCGTCGGGGGGTGGGCGGTCTTCGCGGCCGGTCTGGTGGCCGCGGCGACCGTGGCCGCAGGAGAGCTGCTGTCCCGGCGGCCCGCCCCGGCCGGGTGA
- a CDS encoding collagen-like triple helix repeat-containing protein — protein MTEPPEASAEDAQPAPGARTGSAGAPGSDGPTSPTGSTGPTGSRSVTGRATAAGGIVSALLILAIVLGSRLLENFDSALLPYAVATVFLAFGVAYRYTVWVSAPGARRLFKQGWRSFFSVANFRKAPTALPRMTVTYLGFQKFLGARSHARWAAHQLIFWGCVLAALITFPLTWGWFTFTSGSGSGPGYEMRIWGFKIIGFDSLDFLGWLMFHGLDIAAVLVIPGASYFLWRRMKDRGAITGQRFTYDLVPLIALIVISVTGLLLTFSSLFLHGGGYEFLAVLHMVSVVFTLIYIPFGKFFHIVQRPAAVGMQLFKYTARQDEEVFACRRCEEPIDTGPYVENLRGTMRDLSLDFDEWAEYCPRCKRVLRGSAYLSQVKKGYK, from the coding sequence GTGACCGAGCCGCCAGAAGCCTCCGCCGAAGACGCGCAGCCCGCCCCCGGTGCACGTACCGGCTCCGCCGGAGCGCCCGGCTCTGACGGCCCCACCAGCCCCACCGGATCCACAGGCCCCACCGGCTCCCGCTCCGTCACCGGCCGGGCGACCGCTGCCGGGGGCATCGTCTCCGCCCTCCTGATCCTCGCGATCGTGCTCGGCAGCCGGCTGCTGGAGAACTTCGACTCCGCTCTTCTCCCGTACGCCGTCGCCACCGTCTTCCTCGCCTTCGGCGTCGCCTACCGCTACACGGTCTGGGTCTCCGCGCCCGGCGCCCGAAGGCTGTTCAAGCAGGGGTGGCGGAGCTTCTTCTCGGTGGCCAACTTCCGCAAGGCCCCCACCGCGCTGCCCCGGATGACCGTCACCTATCTGGGCTTCCAGAAATTCCTCGGCGCCCGCTCGCACGCCCGCTGGGCCGCCCATCAGCTGATCTTCTGGGGCTGCGTCCTCGCCGCACTGATCACTTTTCCGCTGACCTGGGGCTGGTTCACCTTCACCTCCGGCAGCGGCTCGGGGCCCGGCTACGAGATGCGTATCTGGGGCTTCAAGATCATCGGCTTCGACTCCCTGGACTTCCTGGGGTGGCTGATGTTCCACGGCCTGGACATCGCCGCCGTGCTCGTCATCCCCGGCGCCTCGTACTTCCTGTGGCGCCGGATGAAGGACCGCGGCGCCATCACCGGCCAGCGCTTCACCTACGACCTGGTCCCGCTGATCGCGCTCATCGTCATCTCCGTGACCGGTCTGCTGCTCACTTTCTCGTCGCTCTTCCTGCACGGCGGCGGATACGAATTCCTGGCGGTCCTCCACATGGTGTCGGTGGTGTTCACCCTCATCTACATCCCGTTCGGGAAGTTCTTCCACATCGTCCAGCGCCCGGCCGCGGTCGGCATGCAGCTGTTCAAGTACACCGCCAGGCAGGACGAGGAGGTCTTCGCCTGCCGCCGCTGCGAGGAACCCATCGACACCGGGCCCTACGTCGAGAACCTCCGCGGCACCATGCGCGACCTCAGCCTCGACTTCGACGAGTGGGCCGAATACTGCCCGCGCTGCAAGCGGGTGCTGCGTGGCAGCGCCTATCTCTCCCAGGTGAAGAAGGGCTACAAGTGA